From Burkholderiales bacterium, one genomic window encodes:
- a CDS encoding heme lyase CcmF/NrfE family subunit — translation MIPELGQFALALALCLALAQAVFSLAGAARGNVAWMAVARPAAQGQFVFIVIAFACLTYAFVTGDFSVQYVALNSNSKLPMAYKVAGVWGGHEGSLLLWTLMLAVWTTAVTVFSRKLPEEMVARVLGVMGLVSVGFLLFMLFTSNPFDRLFPVPADGKDLNPLLQDPGMVFHPPMLYMGYVGFSVAFSFAIAALLSGKLDAAWARWSRPWTTAAWLFLTLGIALGSFWAYYELGWGGWWFWDPVENASFMPWLVGTALVHSLAVTEKRGTFKSWTVILAIFAFALSLLGTFLVRSGVLTSVHAFATDPKRGIFILIFLSIVIGGSLALFAIRSPKVGLGGAFDLVSREAMLLTNNVLLIVAAASVLLGTLYPLALDALGLGKISVGPPYFDTVFVPLMVPALILIGVGPIARWKSASLPDLATRLKYAFVASIIVALVLPFTMGKWTWGVSGGFLLAAWIAFTTLAALVNRLRSSAGATLAAKVRASSASYYGMLLAHFGVAVFVVGVTMVTGYGTETDVKMEPGTTAHLSGYTFRFDGVREIDGPNYVAARGTIEVTKDGKRVTVMHPEKRIYTVQQMPMTEAAIDSGFARDLYVAMGEAVSPTAWVIRIWVKPFVDWIWFGCVIMALGGLLAASDRRYRIAPRPLPQAAARPAEAAPEPVR, via the coding sequence ATGATTCCGGAGCTCGGGCAGTTCGCGCTCGCGCTGGCGCTGTGCCTCGCGCTCGCCCAGGCGGTGTTCTCGCTGGCGGGCGCTGCGCGCGGCAACGTCGCGTGGATGGCGGTCGCGCGTCCCGCGGCGCAGGGGCAGTTCGTCTTCATCGTCATCGCCTTCGCGTGCCTCACCTACGCGTTCGTGACCGGCGATTTCTCGGTGCAGTACGTCGCGCTGAACTCGAACTCCAAGCTGCCGATGGCCTACAAGGTCGCCGGCGTGTGGGGCGGCCACGAAGGCTCGCTGCTGCTCTGGACGCTGATGCTCGCGGTGTGGACGACCGCGGTGACGGTCTTCAGCCGCAAGCTTCCCGAGGAGATGGTCGCGCGCGTGCTCGGCGTGATGGGGCTGGTCAGCGTCGGCTTCCTCCTGTTCATGCTGTTCACGTCCAACCCGTTCGACCGGCTGTTCCCCGTGCCTGCGGACGGCAAGGATCTCAACCCGCTGCTGCAGGATCCGGGCATGGTGTTCCACCCGCCGATGCTCTACATGGGCTACGTCGGCTTCTCGGTCGCGTTCTCGTTCGCGATCGCGGCGCTGCTGTCGGGCAAGCTCGACGCGGCGTGGGCGCGCTGGTCGCGCCCGTGGACGACCGCGGCGTGGCTCTTCCTCACGCTCGGCATCGCGCTCGGCAGCTTCTGGGCGTACTACGAGCTCGGCTGGGGCGGCTGGTGGTTCTGGGACCCGGTCGAGAACGCGTCGTTCATGCCGTGGCTCGTCGGCACCGCGCTCGTGCACTCGCTCGCGGTGACCGAGAAGCGCGGCACCTTCAAGAGCTGGACGGTGATCCTCGCGATCTTCGCGTTCGCGCTGTCGCTGCTCGGCACGTTCCTCGTGCGCTCGGGAGTCCTTACATCCGTGCACGCTTTCGCCACCGATCCCAAGCGCGGCATCTTCATCCTGATCTTCCTGTCGATCGTGATCGGCGGCTCGCTCGCGCTCTTCGCGATCCGTTCGCCCAAGGTCGGGCTCGGCGGCGCGTTCGATCTGGTCTCGCGCGAAGCGATGCTGCTCACCAACAACGTGCTGCTCATCGTCGCGGCGGCGTCGGTGCTGCTCGGCACCTTGTATCCGCTGGCGCTCGACGCGCTGGGGCTGGGCAAGATCTCGGTCGGGCCGCCGTACTTCGATACCGTGTTCGTGCCGCTCATGGTGCCGGCGCTGATATTGATCGGCGTGGGGCCGATCGCCCGCTGGAAGAGCGCGAGCCTCCCCGACCTGGCGACGCGGCTCAAGTACGCGTTCGTGGCGAGCATCATCGTCGCGCTCGTCCTGCCGTTCACGATGGGCAAGTGGACGTGGGGCGTGAGCGGCGGCTTCCTGCTCGCGGCGTGGATCGCGTTCACGACGCTCGCCGCGCTGGTCAACCGCCTCCGCTCGAGCGCGGGCGCGACCTTGGCGGCCAAGGTGAGGGCGTCTTCCGCGAGCTACTACGGCATGCTGCTCGCGCACTTCGGCGTCGCGGTGTTCGTGGTCGGGGTGACGATGGTGACGGGCTACGGCACCGAGACCGACGTGAAGATGGAGCCGGGCACGACCGCGCACCTCTCGGGCTACACGTTCCGCTTCGACGGCGTGCGCGAGATCGACGGGCCCAACTACGTCGCGGCGCGCGGGACGATCGAGGTCACGAAGGACGGCAAGCGCGTGACGGTCATGCATCCCGAGAAACGCATCTACACCGTGCAGCAGATGCCGATGACCGAAGCGGCGATCGACAGCGGCTTCGCGCGCGATCTCTACGTCGCCATGGGCGAAGCGGTGTCGCCGACCGCTTGGGTGATCCGCATCTGGGTGAAGCCTTTCGTCGACTGGATCTGGTTCGGCTGCGTGATCATGGCGCTCGGCGGCCTGCTCGCAGCCAGCGATCGCCGCTACCGCATCGCGCCGCGGCCGCTGCCGCAGGCGGCCGCGCGGCCGGCCGAGGCCGCGCCCGAACCCGTGAGGTAA
- a CDS encoding DsbE family thiol:disulfide interchange protein, protein MTTEAIPKSPEASSNKPSYLRYILLVAFLALVVLLGIGLTLNPREVPSPLIGKPAPAFELPQLHEPGKTFAPADMKGRVWILNVWASWCVSCRQEHPVLMELAKTGVIPIYGLDYKDQQDDAKRWLQQFGNPYKLSAVDAKGQVGIDYGVYGVPETYVIDKRGVIRYKQIGPVTPEVLQSKILPLARQLEAENT, encoded by the coding sequence ATGACGACCGAAGCGATACCGAAATCCCCCGAAGCCTCATCGAACAAGCCCTCGTATCTCCGCTATATCCTGCTCGTCGCGTTCCTCGCGCTCGTGGTGCTGCTCGGGATCGGGCTCACGCTCAACCCGCGCGAAGTGCCGTCGCCGCTGATCGGCAAGCCGGCGCCCGCGTTCGAGCTGCCGCAGCTCCACGAGCCCGGCAAGACCTTCGCGCCCGCCGACATGAAAGGCCGCGTGTGGATCCTCAACGTGTGGGCGTCGTGGTGCGTATCGTGCCGCCAGGAGCACCCGGTGCTCATGGAGCTCGCGAAGACCGGCGTGATCCCGATCTACGGCCTCGACTACAAGGACCAGCAGGACGACGCGAAACGCTGGCTCCAGCAGTTCGGCAACCCGTACAAGCTCTCCGCGGTCGACGCCAAAGGCCAGGTCGGCATCGATTACGGCGTCTACGGCGTGCCCGAGACCTACGTCATCGATAAGCGCGGCGTGATCCGTTACAAGCAGATCGGCCCGGTCACGCCGGAGGTGCTGCAGTCGAAGATACTGCCGCTGGCGAGGCAGCTGGAAGCGGAGAATACGTGA
- a CDS encoding cytochrome c-type biogenesis protein has protein sequence MTFLLLLFVGAQSARAAEAAPAAADPELEKRVNAVAEELRCLVCQNQTLADSHADLAIDLKNQVREKLKQGMSEREIRDYMVARYGDFVLYRPPVKGTTMFLWFGPALLLVGGLAALFTWLRKRRALAVPPALTEEEQARAAALLDPPPGAEPR, from the coding sequence TTGACCTTTCTGCTTCTGCTGTTCGTAGGCGCGCAGTCGGCGCGCGCCGCCGAGGCCGCGCCTGCGGCGGCGGATCCCGAGCTCGAGAAGCGCGTGAACGCCGTCGCCGAAGAGCTGCGCTGCCTCGTGTGCCAGAACCAGACGCTCGCCGATTCGCACGCCGATCTCGCGATCGACCTCAAGAACCAGGTGCGCGAGAAGCTCAAGCAGGGCATGAGCGAGCGCGAGATCCGCGACTACATGGTGGCGCGCTACGGCGACTTCGTGCTGTATCGGCCGCCGGTGAAAGGCACGACGATGTTCCTGTGGTTCGGTCCCGCGCTGTTGCTGGTGGGCGGCCTGGCCGCGCTCTTCACATGGCTCAGGAAGCGCCGCGCGCTCGCGGTGCCGCCCGCGCTGACCGAGGAAGAGCAGGCGCGCGCCGCGGCGCTCCTCGACCCGCCGCCCGGGGCGGAGCCGCGATGA
- the ccmI gene encoding c-type cytochrome biogenesis protein CcmI produces MTGFVVLAALLVVGALLFVLPPLIKGRCRSNVLRSQVNAAVYRDQMRELDADREAGTLAPEEYQKARAELEARVLQDVTADETADAAPARGRWTAIAAGVAVPILAVAFYALTGTPQALSPQLAGEGGGHEVTEQQIVDMVSRLAAKLKENPDDAEGWVMLGRSYSVLGRFPEAAQAYAQAAERIPNNAQLLADYADAAAMAQGRKLQGEPEKIIARALQADPGNVKALALAGSARFEQKDFAGAASHWEKILKLVPPDSEIAKGVESSVAEARQLAAGGSPPGPTTSAQSVPAAPAAAKGGGEGATVSGTVSLKPELKSKVGPDDIVFIYARAAEGPRVPLAVLRKPARELPVQFTLDDTMAMAPNMKLSAFPKVIVSARVSKSGNAQPQSGDLQGASGPIANAASGVDIVIDTEVQ; encoded by the coding sequence ATGACCGGTTTCGTCGTCCTCGCGGCCCTGCTGGTCGTGGGCGCTCTGCTCTTCGTGCTGCCGCCGCTCATCAAAGGCCGCTGCAGGTCGAACGTGCTGAGGAGCCAGGTGAACGCGGCGGTGTATCGCGACCAGATGCGCGAGCTCGACGCCGACCGCGAAGCCGGCACGCTCGCGCCCGAGGAATACCAGAAGGCCCGCGCGGAGCTGGAAGCGCGCGTGCTCCAGGACGTCACCGCCGACGAGACCGCGGACGCGGCGCCCGCGCGCGGACGCTGGACGGCGATCGCCGCCGGCGTCGCGGTGCCGATCCTCGCGGTCGCGTTCTACGCGCTCACCGGGACGCCGCAGGCGCTGTCGCCGCAGCTGGCGGGCGAGGGCGGCGGGCACGAAGTGACCGAGCAGCAGATCGTCGACATGGTCAGCCGGCTCGCAGCCAAGCTCAAGGAGAATCCGGACGACGCCGAAGGCTGGGTCATGCTCGGGCGGTCGTACTCGGTGCTCGGCCGCTTCCCGGAAGCGGCACAGGCGTACGCGCAGGCCGCCGAGCGCATCCCGAACAACGCGCAGCTCCTCGCCGACTATGCCGACGCGGCGGCGATGGCGCAGGGACGCAAGCTCCAGGGCGAGCCCGAGAAGATCATCGCGAGAGCGCTGCAGGCCGATCCGGGCAACGTGAAAGCGCTCGCGCTCGCGGGCTCGGCGAGGTTCGAGCAGAAGGATTTCGCAGGCGCGGCGAGCCACTGGGAGAAGATCCTGAAGCTCGTGCCGCCCGATTCGGAGATCGCGAAAGGCGTCGAGTCGAGCGTGGCGGAAGCGCGTCAGCTCGCCGCGGGCGGCAGCCCGCCGGGTCCGACGACATCGGCGCAGAGCGTGCCGGCCGCGCCCGCGGCCGCGAAAGGCGGCGGCGAAGGTGCGACGGTGTCGGGCACGGTCTCGCTCAAGCCCGAGCTCAAATCGAAGGTCGGGCCCGACGACATCGTCTTCATCTACGCGCGCGCCGCCGAAGGCCCGCGCGTGCCGCTCGCCGTCCTGCGCAAGCCCGCACGCGAGCTGCCCGTGCAGTTCACCCTCGACGACACGATGGCGATGGCGCCGAACATGAAGCTCTCGGCCTTTCCGAAAGTGATCGTCAGCGCGCGCGTGTCGAAATCGGGCAACGCGCAGCCTCAGTCGGGCGATCTCCAGGGCGCCAGCGGGCCGATCGCGAACGCCGCGAGCGGCGTCGACATCGTCATCGACACCGAAGTGCAATAG
- a CDS encoding anaerobic ribonucleoside-triphosphate reductase activating protein, whose product MPTLRIGGLTPFSATDYPDHLCAVVFCQGCPWRCGYCHNAHLQPSRGAGEVAWSGVLAFLQRRKRVLDAVVFSGGEPTLQSGLAEAMRDVKAMGYKVGLHTAGIYPRRLAEVLPLTDWVGMDVKATFAGYDRVTQTPGSAVRARESMGLVLASGVRHQFRTTVDERVLTPAEVDELTELLAARGEPHLRQKCRPPRR is encoded by the coding sequence GTGCCGACTCTCCGCATCGGCGGCCTCACCCCCTTCTCCGCCACCGACTACCCCGACCATCTCTGCGCGGTGGTGTTCTGCCAGGGGTGTCCGTGGCGGTGCGGGTATTGCCACAACGCACATCTGCAGCCGTCGCGCGGTGCGGGTGAGGTCGCGTGGAGCGGCGTGCTTGCGTTTCTCCAGCGTCGCAAGCGAGTGCTCGACGCGGTGGTCTTCAGCGGCGGGGAGCCGACGCTGCAGTCGGGACTCGCGGAGGCGATGCGCGACGTGAAAGCGATGGGCTACAAGGTCGGCCTGCACACGGCCGGGATCTACCCGCGGCGTCTCGCGGAGGTGCTGCCGCTCACCGACTGGGTGGGCATGGATGTGAAGGCGACGTTCGCGGGCTATGACCGCGTGACGCAGACCCCCGGCAGCGCCGTGCGCGCGCGCGAAAGCATGGGGCTCGTGCTGGCGAGCGGCGTCCGGCACCAGTTCCGCACCACGGTCGACGAGCGCGTGCTCACGCCGGCGGAGGTCGACGAGCTGACCGAGCTGCTCGCAGCCCGCGGCGAACCTCACCTTCGGCAAAAATGCCGCCCCCCGCGACGATGA
- a CDS encoding hemerythrin domain-containing protein yields the protein MEASNGSHLRLAASASPSARDLVTGVLVEEHRTLRIVLSILQRLLHEISQFGREPDFHLLAEVLYYIDDFPERVHHPKEDRYLFPVVRRRTARFDALLDRLRTDHARSAQMLVRIQRDLVHFQAGDPKALSRLSTNVATYAALLEEHLQAEERLLSDVCDELTEDDWAQLARGFAADRDPLTAGDTRHEFRVLRARILNALPTKMRLDTGAAETMRGDPPKG from the coding sequence ATGGAAGCGTCGAATGGATCGCACCTGAGGCTCGCCGCCAGCGCATCGCCGTCGGCGCGCGACCTCGTGACCGGCGTGCTGGTCGAGGAGCACCGCACGCTGCGCATCGTGCTCTCGATCCTCCAGCGGCTGCTGCACGAGATCTCGCAGTTCGGCAGGGAGCCCGATTTCCACCTGCTCGCCGAGGTCCTCTACTACATCGACGACTTCCCCGAGCGCGTGCACCATCCCAAGGAAGACAGGTATCTGTTCCCGGTCGTGCGCAGGCGGACGGCGCGTTTCGACGCGCTGCTCGACCGGCTGCGGACCGACCACGCCCGCAGCGCCCAGATGCTGGTGCGCATCCAGCGCGACCTCGTGCACTTTCAGGCGGGCGACCCGAAAGCGCTCTCGCGGCTGTCCACCAACGTGGCGACCTATGCGGCGCTCCTCGAAGAGCACCTGCAGGCCGAAGAGCGGCTGCTCTCCGACGTGTGCGACGAGCTGACCGAGGACGACTGGGCGCAGCTCGCGCGCGGCTTTGCCGCCGACAGGGATCCGCTGACGGCGGGCGACACGCGCCACGAGTTCCGCGTATTGCGCGCCCGCATACTCAACGCGCTCCCGACGAAGATGCGCCTCGACACCGGCGCGGCAGAGACGATGCGCGGCGACCCGCCGAAGGGTTGA
- the napA gene encoding periplasmic nitrate reductase subunit alpha: MSDKINRRDFLMNSGASIAAAAAGTVPLAASAQNMITDADAARLRWSKAPCRFCGTGCGVNVAVKEGRVVATHGDPEAEVNRGVNCVKGYFLSKIMYGEDRLTTPLLRQTNGKYDKNGEFAPVTWDQAFDIMAEKWKAALKDKGPSGVGMFGSGQWTVWEGYAASKLMKAGFRSNNIDPNARHCMASAAVAFMRTFGMDEPMGCYDDIEAADAFVLWGSNMAEMHPILWQRLSARKLKAKHVQVAVLSTYEHRSYELADLPMTFVPQSDLAILNYIANYIIKSNAVNRDFVGKHVAFKVGNTNIGYGLRPEHALQKAAQNAADAGGSKPSSFDEFAKFVSKYDVEFASKMSGVPKDRLERLARLYADPKTKVMSFWTMGFNQHTRGVWANHMIYNIHLLTGKIATPGNSPFSLTGQPSACGTAREVGTFSHRLPADMLVTNPKHRAHAEEIWKLPPGTIPDKPGYHAVLQNRMLKDGKLNAYWVQVNNNMQAAANINNEGYPGYRNPANFIVVSDAYPTVTTAAADLILPTAMWVEKEGAYGNAERRTHFWHQLVDAPGQARSDLWQLVEFSKRFKIEEVWPKELVDKAPQYRGKTMYDVLFRNGQVDRFPLAEIDKSYENFEAKHFGFYLQKGLFEEYASFGRGHGHDLAPFDTYHKVRGMRWPVVDGKETRWRYREGSDPYVKAGTGFQFYGNADNKAYIYALPYEPPAESPDKEYPLWLVTGRVLEHWHSGSMTRRVPELYRAFPNAVVYMHPEDAAALGVRRGSEVELQSRRGAMRTRVETRGRNKPPKGVVYVPWFDSSQLINKLTLDATDPISLQTDFKKCACKVVKV, from the coding sequence ATGTCCGATAAGATCAACCGCCGCGATTTTCTGATGAATTCCGGGGCGTCCATCGCCGCCGCGGCCGCGGGGACGGTGCCGCTCGCCGCCTCCGCCCAGAACATGATCACCGACGCCGACGCGGCCAGGCTGCGCTGGTCGAAAGCGCCGTGCCGCTTCTGCGGCACCGGCTGCGGCGTCAACGTCGCGGTCAAGGAAGGCCGGGTCGTCGCGACGCACGGCGATCCCGAGGCCGAGGTCAACCGCGGCGTGAACTGCGTCAAGGGCTACTTCCTGTCGAAGATCATGTACGGCGAGGACCGGCTGACCACGCCGCTCCTGCGGCAGACCAACGGCAAGTACGACAAGAACGGCGAGTTCGCACCGGTGACGTGGGATCAGGCCTTCGACATCATGGCCGAGAAGTGGAAGGCCGCGCTGAAGGACAAGGGACCGTCGGGTGTGGGCATGTTCGGGTCGGGGCAGTGGACGGTGTGGGAGGGCTACGCCGCGTCCAAGCTCATGAAAGCGGGTTTTCGCTCGAACAACATCGACCCCAACGCGCGCCACTGCATGGCGTCCGCCGCCGTCGCCTTCATGCGCACGTTCGGCATGGACGAGCCGATGGGCTGCTACGACGACATCGAAGCCGCGGACGCCTTCGTGCTGTGGGGCTCGAACATGGCGGAGATGCACCCGATCCTGTGGCAGCGCCTCTCCGCGCGCAAGCTCAAGGCGAAGCACGTGCAGGTCGCGGTGCTCTCGACGTACGAGCATCGCTCGTACGAGCTCGCGGACCTGCCGATGACCTTCGTCCCGCAGAGCGACCTCGCGATCCTCAACTACATCGCGAACTACATCATCAAGAGCAACGCGGTGAACCGCGATTTCGTCGGGAAGCACGTCGCGTTCAAGGTCGGCAACACCAACATCGGCTACGGCCTGCGGCCCGAGCACGCGCTGCAGAAAGCGGCGCAGAACGCCGCCGACGCCGGGGGTTCCAAGCCGTCGTCGTTCGACGAGTTCGCGAAGTTCGTCTCGAAGTACGACGTGGAATTCGCCTCGAAGATGTCGGGCGTGCCGAAAGACCGCCTCGAGCGCCTCGCGCGCCTCTACGCCGACCCCAAGACCAAGGTGATGTCGTTCTGGACCATGGGGTTCAACCAGCACACGCGCGGCGTGTGGGCGAACCACATGATCTACAACATCCATCTGCTCACGGGGAAGATCGCCACCCCGGGCAACAGCCCGTTCTCGCTGACCGGCCAGCCGTCGGCCTGCGGCACCGCGCGCGAGGTCGGCACGTTCTCGCACCGCCTGCCCGCGGACATGCTGGTGACGAACCCGAAGCACCGCGCGCACGCCGAGGAGATCTGGAAGCTCCCGCCCGGGACGATCCCCGACAAGCCCGGCTATCACGCGGTGCTCCAGAACCGGATGCTCAAGGACGGCAAGCTCAACGCCTACTGGGTGCAGGTCAACAACAACATGCAGGCCGCGGCGAACATCAACAACGAAGGCTATCCGGGCTACCGCAACCCGGCGAACTTCATCGTCGTCTCGGACGCCTACCCGACCGTGACGACGGCTGCGGCGGATCTGATCCTGCCGACGGCGATGTGGGTGGAGAAGGAAGGCGCGTACGGCAACGCCGAGCGGCGCACCCACTTCTGGCACCAGCTCGTCGACGCGCCGGGACAGGCGCGCTCGGACCTGTGGCAGCTCGTCGAGTTCTCCAAGCGGTTCAAGATCGAAGAGGTATGGCCCAAGGAGCTCGTCGACAAGGCGCCGCAGTATCGCGGCAAGACGATGTACGACGTGCTCTTCAGGAACGGCCAGGTCGACAGGTTCCCGCTCGCGGAGATCGACAAGAGCTACGAGAACTTCGAGGCGAAGCACTTCGGCTTCTACCTGCAGAAGGGCCTGTTCGAGGAATACGCGAGCTTCGGCCGCGGCCACGGCCACGACCTGGCGCCCTTCGACACCTATCACAAGGTGCGCGGCATGCGCTGGCCGGTCGTCGACGGCAAGGAGACGCGCTGGCGCTATCGCGAAGGCTCCGATCCGTACGTGAAAGCGGGCACGGGCTTCCAGTTCTACGGCAACGCCGACAACAAGGCCTACATCTACGCGCTGCCGTACGAGCCGCCCGCCGAGTCTCCCGACAAGGAGTATCCGCTGTGGCTCGTCACCGGGCGGGTGCTGGAGCACTGGCACTCCGGATCGATGACGCGGCGCGTGCCCGAGCTCTACCGCGCTTTCCCCAATGCGGTGGTCTACATGCATCCGGAGGACGCGGCGGCGCTCGGCGTGCGCCGCGGCTCGGAGGTCGAGCTTCAGTCGAGGCGCGGCGCCATGCGCACACGCGTGGAGACCCGCGGACGCAACAAGCCGCCCAAGGGCGTGGTGTACGTGCCGTGGTTCGATTCGAGCCAGCTCATCAACAAGCTCACGCTCGACGCGACCGATCCGATCTCGCTGCAGACCGACTTCAAGAAGTGCGCGTGCAAAGTGGTGAAGGTGTGA
- a CDS encoding nitrate reductase cytochrome c-type subunit, protein MNKTLALVLWLGLAAVASAAQPNAPQGKFDPLRGPVAVNEETRPARLSTVENKDVRRTRSYAMQPPTIPHSIDNYQIDRYANRCLMCHSRAKAAESQAPPISITHYTDRDGNFLADVAPRRYFCDTCHVVQMDIRPETAVRNTYEDVESIVRRTQAAQKTAPAKK, encoded by the coding sequence ATGAACAAAACGCTCGCTCTCGTCCTCTGGCTCGGTCTCGCGGCGGTCGCGTCCGCGGCGCAGCCCAACGCGCCCCAGGGCAAGTTCGACCCGCTGCGCGGCCCCGTCGCGGTGAACGAGGAAACCCGTCCCGCGCGGCTGTCGACGGTCGAGAACAAGGACGTCAGGCGCACGCGCTCGTACGCGATGCAGCCGCCGACGATCCCGCACTCGATCGACAACTACCAGATCGACCGCTACGCGAACCGGTGCCTGATGTGCCACTCGCGCGCCAAAGCCGCCGAGTCGCAGGCGCCGCCGATCAGCATCACGCACTACACCGACCGCGACGGCAACTTCCTCGCCGACGTCGCGCCGCGACGCTACTTCTGCGACACCTGCCACGTGGTGCAGATGGACATCAGGCCGGAGACCGCCGTGCGCAACACCTACGAGGACGTCGAGTCGATCGTGAGGCGCACCCAAGCCGCGCAGAAGACCGCGCCGGCGAAGAAGTGA
- a CDS encoding cytochrome c3 family protein: MRDLLKRYWRTLTRPSAYYSLGFLTIGGFIGGVIFWGGFNTAMEATNTEAFCTGCHEMRDNVYQELQSTIHFTNRSGVRAKCSDCHVPHGWTHKMARKMQASKEVWGKIFGTIDTREKFLDKRLELAQHEWARFKANDSLECRNCHQFESMDFTRQTKRASDAHSTALERGEKTCIDCHKGIAHRLPNMSTVMGAADERQP, from the coding sequence ATGCGCGATCTCCTCAAGCGCTACTGGCGCACGCTCACGCGGCCGAGCGCTTATTACAGCCTCGGCTTTCTGACGATCGGCGGCTTCATCGGCGGCGTGATCTTCTGGGGCGGCTTCAACACCGCCATGGAAGCGACCAACACCGAGGCGTTCTGCACCGGCTGCCACGAGATGCGAGACAACGTCTACCAGGAGCTGCAGTCGACGATCCATTTCACCAACCGCTCCGGCGTGCGCGCGAAGTGCTCCGACTGCCACGTGCCGCACGGCTGGACGCACAAGATGGCGCGCAAAATGCAGGCGTCGAAGGAGGTCTGGGGCAAGATCTTCGGGACGATCGACACCCGCGAGAAGTTCCTCGACAAGCGCCTCGAGCTCGCGCAGCACGAGTGGGCGCGGTTCAAGGCGAACGACTCCCTCGAATGCCGCAACTGCCACCAGTTCGAGTCGATGGATTTCACGCGGCAGACCAAGCGGGCGTCCGACGCGCATTCCACCGCGCTCGAGCGCGGCGAGAAGACGTGCATCGACTGTCACAAGGGCATCGCGCACCGCCTGCCGAACATGTCCACAGTCATGGGAGCCGCAGATGAACGACAGCCGTAG